The sequence below is a genomic window from Pirellulales bacterium.
TCGAACGCCGCCAGGGCCGCCGCAGACGGTGCCACATTGCCGCGCGCCGAATACACCACCATGTCGTAATTGGCCAGGAGTGCCGCATCGCTCAAGTGCGTGTAGCCTGCCGCTTGCTCGTTGATGATCTGCGTGACGTTGTGCCCGGCGCCGCTCAGCAACCCCACCGCGGGACCGAAGCCGCCACTGAAGTCGTCGATCAACAGAATGTCTCGGCTCGTCGCCCGACTGGACTGCGTCAACAGGCATACGGCCAGCGCCATCGTTACCCAACGTTTCATGCCCTGTGCTCCCTGGGAAAGGCAAGGAAGAGCATCGGCAACGTTCGCGACCGGTCGAACAGGGCGAACCAGCGGCGCAAGTGCGCCGAAAGGTTCGCAACACACCTGGAGCATGGCCGTACCGCACAAGAGCGGGCGAACAGCGCTGGGCGCTGCTGCCCCGTGACAGAATCGCAAGGCGGTGCGAGCAGGGTTCCGTGGCGGACTCTACCGGCGGAACGTCACGAGCTGCCCCTTGAGGTGATTCGCGCCGGCGGCCCCGAGTGGCGGGCTGTCGCCGGCTGCAAATCGACGTGATGCAAACGGGGCTGGCCACACAACGACCTACCCCCAGTCGATCGACGTTGATACTAAACTGCTTCCGGAGCCGTTGGCAAGCAAGAAACGGCAAGTTTCCCTGCGGCCGTCGGCCGCCCGGGCGCGCGAATGGTCAAGGCTCATTTCGCCAGCAGTTTTTTCAACTGGGCCCAGGTCCGGGTGTTGATCACGTCCTTTGCGGTCAGGCCGGCGCGGCGGGCCTGCAAGATGCCGTAGCGCAGCACATTGAAGCCGTCGGGGCTATGCGCATCGGAAGAGATGACGATTGGAACTCCCTGGGCCTTGGCCGCTGCACAGGCCACGTCGTCCAGGTCGAGCCGCGCGGGGTTGGCATTCAGCTCGAGGATCTTGTGGTGCTGATGAGCGGCCCGGATCACAGCCTCGAGGTCAACCTCGTAGGGTTTGCGCCGATTGATCAACCGGCCGGTCGGATGCGCGATCGCTGCGACATGCGGATTCTCGATGGCCTCGAGGATCCGCGCCGTGATCCGTTCTCGCGGCTGGTTCTGACCGTAATGGACGCTGCAGACGACCCAGTCGGCCTCGGCCAGGACGTCGTCCGGCAGGTCGAGCCCGCCCTTTTCCAGGATGTCGCACTCGACGCCTTTGAGCACGTGAAACGCCTCGAGCCGCTCGTTGAGCTTGTCGATCTCGCGCCATTGCCGGCGCAGCCTCGTCGCGTCGAGCCCCCGGGCCATCGTGACCCGCTTGGAATGATCGGTGATCGCGATGTAGCTCAATCCTCGCGCCTGGGCGGCGGCCACCATCTCGCGGATCGTGGCCGTGCCGTCGGTGGCGACCGTGTGCATGTGCAGATCGCCGCGCAGATCGTCCAACTCGATCAGCTTGGGCAGCTCGCCCGCGTCGGCCCACTCGAATTCGCGCCGCCCCTCGCGTAGTTCCGGGGGAAACACCGGCAGATCGAGCGCGGCGTAAACCTCTTTTTCCGTGCGACCCGCGACCGAGCGCGTGCCGTCGAACACGCCGTACTCGTTGATCTTCAGCCCCCGATCCTTGGCCCGGCCGCGGAGGATCACATTGTGCTCCTTCGAGCCGGTGAAATACTGCAGCGCCGCGCCGAACGACTCGGCCGGCACCACGCGCAAATCGACCTGCAAGCCCGCCGGCAACCTGAGCGACATCTTCGTATCGCCGCGGGCCAGCACTTCGGCCGCGGCGTCGAACCGTGCAAGGTGCTCCATCACCGCGTCGGCGTCGGGCGACACGACGAGAAAATCGAGATCGCCCACGGTTTCGCGACCCCGACGATAGCTGCCCGCGGCTGCGAGCTGTTTGACGGCGCTACACGCCTGGAGATGGGCGAGGATGGCTTGCACGTAAACGTCGGCCTCGGCCCAATACATTCGTTCCTGTCCCGCGCGGGCCACTTGCAGACCGGCGAGGATCGCCTGCTCGGTCTTGAGGCCGAATCCCTTGAGCAAGCGGACCTTGCCGGCCGCGCAGGCCGCTTGCAGCTCGTCGAGATTATTGATGCCGAGGTCCTGGTGCAGGTGCGCGGCCTTCTTCGGGCCCACGCCGGGAATCCGCATCAACAGCAGCACGCTCGCCGGGACGGCTGATCGCAGCTCGTCGAGCATCGGCAACCGGCCGGTTTCGATCAGCGTCGTCAGCTTTTCGGCCAGGTCGGTGCCGATCCCCTCGATGTCGGTCAGGCTCCGCTCCGGATCGGCGACGATCCCAGCGATCGACTCGGGCAGATCGCGGATCGTCCGGGCCGCGTTGCGGTAGGCCCGCACGCGAAACGGATTGGCCCCCTGGAACTCCAGGATGTCGGCGATCTCGTCGAAGGCGGCCCCGAGTTGCGCGTTGTTCATGGTCGCAGGATGGGCGGGGATAACGAGAACGACGGCGCGGTGCGCGGCGTTCGGCGGTGACTCTTCGTCGAAGATACCCGAATCGCCGCACGGCGGCTTCGCCCCCTTGCGCCAGTCGTTAAGATAAGCCCATTTCCTGCCGGCGGCCTGCAGGGTGTCGCCCGTCCCGGTCGAATTGCGATGCGAATAGCCGTCTTGGTGTTTGGGTTCACTTGTGCGCTGTTTGCGGCGACGCTGGCGCATCCGTTCTCGATCTACGACGACCCGCTCAATGTCACGGAGAACACCGCGTTGCGACCGCCGTCGGCGGCGCACCTCGCCCGATTCTGGCTCGCCCCGTACGAAGGACTTTACGCCCCCGTGGCGTATAGCTGCTACCTGGCCGTCGCCGCGTTGGGGGGCCTCGATGCCCGTTGGTTTCATGCGGCCAATGTGTTGCTGCACGCGGGCACAGCGGTGCTGGTGCTGTTCTGGCTACGGCGGCTGGGGATTTCACCACTCGCGGCCGGATTCGGCGCTTTAGCATTTGCCGTCCATCCGCTTCAGGTCGAGTCGGTCGCCTGGGTGACCGAAACCCGTGGACTGCTGGCAGGGTTCTTCGGACTAGCGGCGTTGACCGCCTATGTCGGCCCGCCGTCCAGTTGGCGTGGATATATCGTCGCGTCGCTGTGCTTCGCCTTGGCACTCTTATCGAAGCCGACTGCCGCGGCCGTGCCCCTGATGGCGCTGGCGATCGACGCGGTTGTGTCGCGGCGTCCCTGGCCCGAATCGGCACGAAGACTGGCGCCGTGGTTTGTGGCCGTGGTGGTCCTGGCGATCGTGACCAGCGCGCAGCAGCATCGCGCCGAGTTGGCGCGGACTAGCCCCCTTTGGGCGCGACCTCTCATCGCGTTCGATGCACTCGGCCATTACGCGCAGAAATTCGCCTGGCCGCTGAACCTCGGACCCGATTACGGCCGCTCGCCCTACTGGCTCTTGCAAGAGCCGGCGCGCTGGTGGCCGGCGGCCGGGTGCGCATTGGTGCTGGTTGTCGTCGCGCTGTGGCAGGCGGCACGGCCGTGTTGGCCCGTCGTATTGCTCGCGATCGCCGGATGCGCGCCGTCGCTCGGGCTGACGCCGTTTGTCTTTCAGGGACATTCCACCGTGGCCGATCGCTTTGCCTATCTGGCAATGGCCGCCGTGGGGCTGGCAGCGGCGCAAGGGTTTGCCGCAGGCAAAGCACCCTTGCGCGCAGCGTTGGCGACCGTCGTCGTGCTGTGGGCGGCGCTCGCCTTTCGACAGACGACTTTTTGGCGCAGCGACGTGGCGATGTTTACCCACGCCTTGGAAGTCAACCCGACGAGCGAGCTCTCGATGAACAACCTGGGCATCGCGCTGTCCGCCGCGGGGCGTACCGCCGAGGCCATCGCCCAGCTCGAGCATGCCACGCGTCTCGATCCGCAATTCGCCGATGCCTACAACAATCTCGGCCTGGCCCGCTTGCGATCGGGCGATCCGGCGGCGGCAGTGAGCGACTTCGAGCGCGCCCTGGCCCTGAAACCGCACGACTTGAAGATCCGCAACAACCTGGGCGAGGCCTTGAGCGGCTGTGGCCGCTGGGCCGAAGCGGGCAAGCAATTCGCCGCGCTGCTGGCCGTGCAGCCGGGATTCTCGAACGTCCAGTTGAACTATGCCCGAGCGCTCAGAAACCTGGGCCAGGCGGCGCAGGCCCTACGGCACGCCCGCGAGGCCTGCCGCATCGAGCCCGGCTACGCGGAGGCACATCGCGAACTCGGCGAGTTGTTGCTGCTGGCCGGCCAGTTAAACGACGCTGCGCACGAACTGAGCGAGGCCTTGCGCCTCGCGCCGAAGAGCCTTGCGGCGCGCAACAGCCTGGCAGCTGCCTGGATGGCGGCCGGCGACCATCGGGCCGCAGCACGCGAGTACGAAGCGATTCTTGCTGCGACGCCCGGCTCGCCGCCGCGCCCGGTGTTGAACAACCTGGCCTGGCTGCTGGCGACGAGCGCCGACGCCGCATTGCGCGACGGTCCGCGGGCCCTGACGCTCGCCGAATTGATTCCCGCTCCGCTGACGGCGCGCGAACTCGACACCCTGGCGGCCGCTTATGCCGCGACCGGCGACTTTGCCCGGGCCTTGTCGACGATCGAAACCGCGCTGGCCCAAGGCGACGACCACGGCGACTTGATGGAGATGGTCAAAAAGCGGCAGACTCGCTACCAGTCCGGCCAGCCGTGGACCGAGCCTTAGGATCGGCCGCGCGAGCGCCGACAAGTCGCCTTGCAGGATCTACCGCGCCGGCTTTACGACGCCCACCAGCAACCGGCCGTCGGTCTGCCATTGGTCGCCGCCGCCATTGCTGCCGGCGCGCCGGGTGTGAAAGCCGTCGACGTAATAGTCGGACTGCAGCTTGCCCGCATCTCGTAGATTGTTGAACAGATGGTCGCGCTCGACGTCGACATGGCCGTCAATGTGATGCGTGACCTGGCCCGTCGTGTGGCTCAGTCCCACGCGGAGATCGTACGAGGCAGCGCCGATCCAAACCGGACGTCCATCGTCGCTCGTGCGATCGAGCTTCCAGAACCGCACGTGATGGCGCTGACGCGGGTTATCACCGACAGGCTGCTCGAACGCGTGATCTTCCTTACGGCCAAACAGAAAGAGGTTGCTCACCGGGGCCTCGACGTCGGGCCGCGACAACACCGTGTCGCCGGCGATCTCCAGATCGCTCCGCAGGCCCAGCGCAGCGGCCGGATACCAGCCGGCCGCCTGCATCGCGGCTGCCAGTTCCTCGTCGCGCGCCACGAGGGCCACGTTCAGCGGATCGCCCGGATGGTCGTCGCCGGTCGTCGTGATCCGTGGGTCGCCGTCGAACTCCGGATGACGGTGCGCATAGCTTTCCCAGGCCAGCGGCAGCAGCAAATAGGCCACGGAAAGATAAACGGCAATCAAAATCGCCGCCCAGCGCGCGATCCGACGATTGCGCGGCGAGAGCAAGGGATGATCGGACATGGCGAGCTTCCACGGTGACCTGGTACAGCGGGTGCATGATACTACGCGACGGTCGCCTTTTCGCGCCGCCCCGGGAGCGGTCCGGGGAAGATTTCCATCTCGGCATGCTTCCCCTGGCTGCCGATTCGTAGCAAGGTAGCTAGCGTATCCCAGAGCCGATCGCGGACCGCGCCGTCGGGATGGCAGGCGACCAGACTCTGAGCGAAACTCGTTCCGGTGTCCGACGACTCATACGATCGCCGACCATGGCCCCTGGGCTAACCGGGGACACTGGAGAATTCCTTTCAGGGGCTGTTGTTCTACGCAGCACGGCGATCAGCCGTGGGAGTCTTGTGTCCCCTGCTCACCGTAGGCAGCGCGCTGCTGGAAACGCCGACGGGCGACGCATCCGCGCATGGCCACCGCATAGTTCGTGAGCGCCAACTACCTGCGCAGCATGCAATCTGTGGTGGTTGATGAGGCTGGACTGTAATACCTGCGGCCGCGGTCTAGGCATGAATCTCGACTACGTCGCGGTCGTGCGGCTCGTAGTCGGCCTTGACCACGGTGCCATCGTGGACGCCGGTGCCCCAGACGCGGGCGAACTTGAAGCTCTCGGCGAAATCTCGATGGATCAGCTCGGCGACGTCGAGCACCGTGCGACCCCGGCGGATGGTAAACGGCTTTTCGAAGTCGGCCGCCTTGGCCGTGGGCAGCTTCGTATAGACCCGCACCACGTCGAGCGCCGCGAATAGGGCGCGGCGCAGCGCGTCGAGCCCGGTGCCCTGTTCGGCCGAGATCGGTAACTCGGCCAGGTCGAGCGGCAATAGCTCGTGCAGCAGCGCCAGCCGGTCGGCGGCGTCGGGCAAGTCGAGCTTGTTGGGCGCAAGCAGCGTACCGGTGAACGAAAGCCCTACGTCCTCTTCGTCGAGCTGCGATTGCCGGGCCAGCCGGGTCTTGGTCGCGGCGAGCCGGTTCCAGAGGTCTTGGAGCTGCTCGATCCCCTCATCGGCTCCGAGGTCGACCACCAGCACGGCCAGATCGGCGCCTCGGATGAGCCCTTGCATGTAGGGCTCCATGAAATCGGTCGTGATCGGCGGCGTGTCGATCAACTGTACCGACACGTCTTCCCAAGGCATCATGCCCGGCAGGGGCGTCCGGGTAGTGAAGGGGTACGGTGCGACCTCGGGCGTGGCGCGCGTCAGCGCGGCCAGGAGCCGGCTCTTCCCGGCGTTCGGTCCGCCCAAAATAACGACCGTGCCGGCACCCTGGCGGGGAATCTTGACCCCCTGCCCCGTACTCTTGCTTGCTTTGCGCTCGGCGTCGGCTGCCGTGCGGGCCTTGCTGAGCTTCTGCTTGAGGTCCGATTCGAGCTTTTCGCTGGCCTTGTGCTTCGGTAACTCACGGAGCATCACTTCGAGCCACTTGAGCTCGTCGGCCGCCGACGAGGCGCGGCGGTACTGCTCGGCGGCCTTGTGGTACTGCGGCGTGAGATTAACGGCCATGCGACGCTCGATTTGCGGCGAAAAGCAGCCAGTTCCGTTGAGTCTATCGCCGGGCCCTGCAGGCGACCAGCGGCCCGCCGCAGCGCGCGGCCCGGCAGAATCTCGCCGCGCACGACACGGACGACAGGCGCGGAGACAATGGCCGAAGTAGAATCGCCACCGTCCGCAGCACGGCTGCCAGCTCCGGGGGGTGCTTCGCTCCATTCTTTTCATCGCACAACGCGCGGAGGGTCTCATGAAACGATGTTCGTGGCGGAATTTTTACTTGGCCTGCCTGTTTGCTTGCCTGGGCGCGCCACAGCCGTGTCTGGCCGGTCTCACGATGACCTCCGGAATCGGCGCCACGCACGCCGGCAATCTCGTCACCAACGGCAGCTTCGAGACCGGCGCTCCGCCGAGCGGCTCGACCTACTACTGGGCCACCGGCAGCGCGCTGACGCCCTTCGCCGCACCGCCGGGCTGGACCACCTCGGGTGACTCGCCAGCCTATGCAAGCTGGGGCAACGACAACGGGGCGCCCTTGCGCCTGCAGGGCAGCGACGTGATTCCCGACGGCTCGAACGCGCTGTACTTCGGCAACGGCGGCCCGGTGCTGCCCAGCCAAGGGCCCACGTTTCACGCCAACGGCTCGGTGACGTTTCCGTCCACGCCGACGATGACGACCTTCTTCGCCACTCAGCCGGTGATCCTCGCGCAGACCATCAACACGCCGGCCAATCCATCGCCCTATTACAAGTTCTCGTTCTGGGTCTCCGGCGAAGATGCCGGCATTAACCAGGTGTTCGCCGAGCGCGGGATCTTCGGCCTGCAGGTGACCAATACGCTCGCGGGCGATCCGATCAACTACCTCAGCGTGCCCAACGGTGTGAACAACACGTTTGGCATGTCGCACCTGTACGAATTCGTCTTTACGCCCCTCAATACGAGCCTCCCGGTGACGATCAGATTCATCAACTGGGGGCACTTCGACTTGAGCGCCTACGGCATGGCCAACTTCACCACCGAGTTGGTGCTCGACGACGTGATCGTCAACGCGGTGCCCGAGCCGAGCAGCGGATTGCTGCTGTTGCTGGGCACGGTCTCTCTGGGACTCGCCGCACGGCGCCGAAGCCGGCGTTGATTTTCAAGCCGCCCCAAGCACGGAAAAAGAGACAGCCTGCCGTCGGACGACGGCAGGCTGTCGTGGGCGCCTTGATGGTCGGCATCGCCGCGGGGGCGACGCACGGCGGCTAGCGCTGCGAGGGACGCCAGCCGTCGGCCAGTCCGCGATCGACCGCGGGGCCACGGTGCGTGTCGACCGCCGGGGTCGTCGCGTCGGCGGTGAAGAACACCGCGCGGCGCACCGGCACTGCCGTGGTTCGTTCATCCGGATTGACTAACCGCGGCAGCACGGCCGGCGGCTGCGGCGCGCCGCTCACGTTCGGATCCGGAATCGGCGTTTGCGGTGCAGGCATGCTCGGCGCGGTCGGCGGCACGGGCTGCAGATTCGTCGTGGGCGGATTGAGCGTCGGCGCTTGGTCGGCCGGGTTCGGCGCCGCAGGCGTCGGCGAAGTCGCCGCCGGAGGAGCCGGCGGGGTATAGACGGGCGGCGCGTAGGACGGCGTCGAAGTGCTCGGGGCCGTGTAGCTCGGCATCGCCGGAGTCGGCACCGAATAACTGACGGCCGGGGCCGGCGAAGCAGCGGCCGCCGGGGCGTACGATGCCTGCGTGGCGCACGCCGAACAGGCCGGAGCCGCCGGCGCGGCGGGCACTGCGGCCGCGGGGGCCGAATACATGGCAGGCGCCACCGGCGCCGCATAGCTCACCGACGGCGTGTAATAGGCCGACGTGTACGACGTCGAGCAAACCTGGCGATACGTCGTCTGGGGAACGTATTGCACCTGCTGCACATACGACGTCACCGGCTGATAGGCCGTCGTCGGGCAACCGGTGCACGGATCGCACGAGGTCACCGGGCGATAGCTCGTCACCGGCATCGCGTAGCACACCGGCCGGTAGCTCGTCTGCGGGACGTAGTTGCAGACCGTCGCGGGGGCGCAGGCCGGCGCGCAGGCGGTCGCACACGGCGACATGCACGTCGAGCAACCGGTGGCTACTGGCGCGACCGGTGCGACGGGGGCATAGTAGGTCGCGGTTCGCGGTGCGCAGCAGCCACGAAACCAATGGAAGATGGCCTGACTTTCGCTCGGCGTCGCCAGCACCGAAGCCGTGACGCAGCCGGCCAGAGCGGCGCGGCGCAAAACAAGAGAAGAGAACATTGGATGGGCTCCACGTGCGGTGAAAACGCTTCGCAACTTTGTTAAATCCCAGGTCAACTCAAGTGTCAAGTAGCGCAAACAATCGTTGATCTATTTGGTAAAAGATTCCGCTTGCGCCGGCATTGCCGGCACCTCGACACCTTGCCGATCAGGCAAGCTGTGCCTGCGGTCCATCGCCCGAGAGGGGATCGATCTGCTTCGCGCCAGGGAGTCGCGCGGGACGGGGAGTTCCTGTCGAACCCTACGGCACGCTTACTCGGGGCGTGAATGATTCCGGCACGAATTTGCCCGCGGCGTCGCCGAGGATGGCCCTACAATCGCTACCTTCGCGCCTCGTAGCGGTCGTACAAGTCCATCAATACGTCGCGCAGATTGCCGCGCCGAGCGATCAGCGCGGCGGCGACTTCTTCCCGGCCAATGGTGCTGTCGCCAGGGGGCAGCAGTGCCCGCACGACTTGCCAGGCCAGGTCGGGATCGACGCCGGTTTGCCACAACGTGGGCAATCCGCAATCCGTGTGCGCGGTGACCAACAACCCATGGCCGCGCCGCCGGCAAGTCCATTTGAGCTTCGTACGCGACCAGGTGCTGAGTTGTTCGTAGCCATCGACCAGGATCATCGAACGCTGCCCGCCACGACCACGCGCAGCCACGCGGCCGGGGAGCCGGCGCTGTCCGTCGTGCATTTCGAACTGCTGCACCGCGTGGCCGGCGTCCTGCAAGTCGCGCGCAAGCTCGGCCAGCAATGTCGATTTTCCGCTGCCGTGCGGCCCGATGATCTGGCCCCAGCCACCGCACGATTCGAGCGCTGCCCGCAGCGACGCGACGGTCGCGGTGGCCATCGCGGGAAAACGGAAGGCCAGCCGTCCCGGCCGCACGTGCCGCGTGGCAAACGGGTTTCCGGCGGGGACCCCGGCGGCATCGGCGTTCATGGCCCCACCCCCGGCGCAGCGCCGCTCACGGCAAGACCGCTCGCGCCGGCGGCAAGCTACCCACGCGAAACGCTTGCTCTTCGACGATTTCGCGGCCGCGCGGCAAGAACAGCCGCAGCCGCACGCACCAGCGAATCTTCACGATCACACCGTCATAGCTCAGCGGGCTCGCCGGCAGATGCGTGCTGAATCGGCCCGGTCGGTGCGGATTGATGTAGTCGCCTTCGTCGGCCGATTGGCGCAGAAAGTAGTGCACCTCAAGGTCTTCATCCCCCTTCCCCTCGGTGTACCACAGCACCGACAGCTCCAGGGCTCGAATATCCGAGCGATTGATCACGTCGAGGCGGAACTCGCCCGCGAGCGATTCGCCCGGGGCATATTCGCGCTTGCCGCCGGCCAGTCGCAAAGTCACGCGAGGCTCGTTCATAGCGACTCCTGGCGCGGCGGCATCATCACGACGGCAAACTCGCGCACATAGTCGGGCCAACCCTGCAGCTTGCCATGCACGACGAATTTCCAGCGCACGGCGTTATGCCGCGATTGGAACGAGTGCATCACGTCGAACGGCACGGTGAATTCGCGCAGCTCGGCCAGCGGGTGCCCGCGGCGGATTTCGAAATCCTCGCGTACGAGCAGCTCGATCCTGCAAACCTGCTTGGTGGTGGTCCGGGTATTAGTCCCTTGTCGATAGGTCGCCGCCTCCTCGCACACCAGCGACCACTCGAGCCGGTAGACCTTCAGGCGCCCGGTCTGTGACAGCCAGGCTTGATAATGGCGGCCCGGCACCAGCGGATGCCCCGAGATCTCGAGCACCGTCTGCCCCATACCGGTGGCAATCAACACATGGCGCACGAAATAAACGAACGTCGCAATGCCGATCGCAACCCAGGGAATGACGAACAACGTCAAGAACCAGTCGGGCTGACCGGCGTTATGGCTGCGCGCGGCGAGTACGGCGAACACGGCCACGAGCGAGTTCACGACCATCGTCACCGCAAACGTGGCGGCTACCATCCAGGCCTGCGACTGGCGGATCGGCAGGCGATAGGCCAACTGCACGCCGGCGCTGTCGCTGAGATCCGCGTCGCGCGGGATCGTCGGGTACTGGTCGGTTTCAGAGGCTTCGTTCTCGAAGATCTCGAGATGCGCGGCCCGCTGGGCGAGCACCGCCCGGCGCTCGGTCGATGTGCCCCAGGTGAACCACATGTAGCCCAGGCCGCTGCCGCCGCTGGCGATCATGGCCAGGGGCAGCAGCATCAAGACCCAGGCGTACCAGGCATGGCCGCGTTTGAGCACGGCCCGGTTGGGGGCCAGCGGGTCGTACCAGCAGGGATATTTCCGGCCGATCGTAAAATCGTCGAGTTTCGCCTGTTCGCGGTCATGATCGCTACTGAAGGTGCCGGTGATGTCGTAGGTCCAGAGTTCATAGCGCCGTCCTTGGACCTCGTACTCGATCAACACCTCGGGGCGATAGCGCGGTGCCTCTTCGCCAGGGCGTTCGGCGAGGCGTTTCTTGAGCACCGTGCATTCGGTCTGCTCGAAGCTGGCGTTGGCCCGCCAATCGGGAATGACCAGCGAGGTGACCACGAATGCCAGAAAGGCCAGGCCGCCGAAGAACAGCAGCGCAAAAAACAGCACCTGGGCCAGCGCGCCCCACAAGGGCGAGCCGCTCCGGCGCCCTCGGCGTTTTTTCGTCAACAGTGTCTGCGGTCGGGGCAAAGGGACGCGATCCTCAAAATACCGAAACGCGCGGGCTAGGCCGTACTGCCGCGC
It includes:
- the polX gene encoding DNA polymerase/3'-5' exonuclease PolX; protein product: MNNAQLGAAFDEIADILEFQGANPFRVRAYRNAARTIRDLPESIAGIVADPERSLTDIEGIGTDLAEKLTTLIETGRLPMLDELRSAVPASVLLLMRIPGVGPKKAAHLHQDLGINNLDELQAACAAGKVRLLKGFGLKTEQAILAGLQVARAGQERMYWAEADVYVQAILAHLQACSAVKQLAAAGSYRRGRETVGDLDFLVVSPDADAVMEHLARFDAAAEVLARGDTKMSLRLPAGLQVDLRVVPAESFGAALQYFTGSKEHNVILRGRAKDRGLKINEYGVFDGTRSVAGRTEKEVYAALDLPVFPPELREGRREFEWADAGELPKLIELDDLRGDLHMHTVATDGTATIREMVAAAQARGLSYIAITDHSKRVTMARGLDATRLRRQWREIDKLNERLEAFHVLKGVECDILEKGGLDLPDDVLAEADWVVCSVHYGQNQPRERITARILEAIENPHVAAIAHPTGRLINRRKPYEVDLEAVIRAAHQHHKILELNANPARLDLDDVACAAAKAQGVPIVISSDAHSPDGFNVLRYGILQARRAGLTAKDVINTRTWAQLKKLLAK
- a CDS encoding tetratricopeptide repeat protein; translation: MRIAVLVFGFTCALFAATLAHPFSIYDDPLNVTENTALRPPSAAHLARFWLAPYEGLYAPVAYSCYLAVAALGGLDARWFHAANVLLHAGTAVLVLFWLRRLGISPLAAGFGALAFAVHPLQVESVAWVTETRGLLAGFFGLAALTAYVGPPSSWRGYIVASLCFALALLSKPTAAAVPLMALAIDAVVSRRPWPESARRLAPWFVAVVVLAIVTSAQQHRAELARTSPLWARPLIAFDALGHYAQKFAWPLNLGPDYGRSPYWLLQEPARWWPAAGCALVLVVVALWQAARPCWPVVLLAIAGCAPSLGLTPFVFQGHSTVADRFAYLAMAAVGLAAAQGFAAGKAPLRAALATVVVLWAALAFRQTTFWRSDVAMFTHALEVNPTSELSMNNLGIALSAAGRTAEAIAQLEHATRLDPQFADAYNNLGLARLRSGDPAAAVSDFERALALKPHDLKIRNNLGEALSGCGRWAEAGKQFAALLAVQPGFSNVQLNYARALRNLGQAAQALRHAREACRIEPGYAEAHRELGELLLLAGQLNDAAHELSEALRLAPKSLAARNSLAAAWMAAGDHRAAAREYEAILAATPGSPPRPVLNNLAWLLATSADAALRDGPRALTLAELIPAPLTARELDTLAAAYAATGDFARALSTIETALAQGDDHGDLMEMVKKRQTRYQSGQPWTEP
- a CDS encoding LssY C-terminal domain-containing protein, whose amino-acid sequence is MSDHPLLSPRNRRIARWAAILIAVYLSVAYLLLPLAWESYAHRHPEFDGDPRITTTGDDHPGDPLNVALVARDEELAAAMQAAGWYPAAALGLRSDLEIAGDTVLSRPDVEAPVSNLFLFGRKEDHAFEQPVGDNPRQRHHVRFWKLDRTSDDGRPVWIGAASYDLRVGLSHTTGQVTHHIDGHVDVERDHLFNNLRDAGKLQSDYYVDGFHTRRAGSNGGGDQWQTDGRLLVGVVKPAR
- a CDS encoding 50S ribosome-binding GTPase codes for the protein MRPSARCAMKRMERSTPRSWQPCCGRWRFYFGHCLRACRPCRARRDSAGPRAAAGRWSPAGPGDRLNGTGCFSPQIERRMAVNLTPQYHKAAEQYRRASSAADELKWLEVMLRELPKHKASEKLESDLKQKLSKARTAADAERKASKSTGQGVKIPRQGAGTVVILGGPNAGKSRLLAALTRATPEVAPYPFTTRTPLPGMMPWEDVSVQLIDTPPITTDFMEPYMQGLIRGADLAVLVVDLGADEGIEQLQDLWNRLAATKTRLARQSQLDEEDVGLSFTGTLLAPNKLDLPDAADRLALLHELLPLDLAELPISAEQGTGLDALRRALFAALDVVRVYTKLPTAKAADFEKPFTIRRGRTVLDVAELIHRDFAESFKFARVWGTGVHDGTVVKADYEPHDRDVVEIHA
- a CDS encoding PEP-CTERM sorting domain-containing protein; this translates as MKRCSWRNFYLACLFACLGAPQPCLAGLTMTSGIGATHAGNLVTNGSFETGAPPSGSTYYWATGSALTPFAAPPGWTTSGDSPAYASWGNDNGAPLRLQGSDVIPDGSNALYFGNGGPVLPSQGPTFHANGSVTFPSTPTMTTFFATQPVILAQTINTPANPSPYYKFSFWVSGEDAGINQVFAERGIFGLQVTNTLAGDPINYLSVPNGVNNTFGMSHLYEFVFTPLNTSLPVTIRFINWGHFDLSAYGMANFTTELVLDDVIVNAVPEPSSGLLLLLGTVSLGLAARRRSRR
- a CDS encoding DUF3592 domain-containing protein, producing the protein MPRPQTLLTKKRRGRRSGSPLWGALAQVLFFALLFFGGLAFLAFVVTSLVIPDWRANASFEQTECTVLKKRLAERPGEEAPRYRPEVLIEYEVQGRRYELWTYDITGTFSSDHDREQAKLDDFTIGRKYPCWYDPLAPNRAVLKRGHAWYAWVLMLLPLAMIASGGSGLGYMWFTWGTSTERRAVLAQRAAHLEIFENEASETDQYPTIPRDADLSDSAGVQLAYRLPIRQSQAWMVAATFAVTMVVNSLVAVFAVLAARSHNAGQPDWFLTLFVIPWVAIGIATFVYFVRHVLIATGMGQTVLEISGHPLVPGRHYQAWLSQTGRLKVYRLEWSLVCEEAATYRQGTNTRTTTKQVCRIELLVREDFEIRRGHPLAELREFTVPFDVMHSFQSRHNAVRWKFVVHGKLQGWPDYVREFAVVMMPPRQESL